DNA from Onthophagus taurus isolate NC chromosome 2, IU_Otau_3.0, whole genome shotgun sequence:
CAGACAAGAAGGAGTGTGAAAAGACACTGTAAGAGCAAGAAAGGAACTAGATAGCGAAGAGGAAGAATGGAAAGGGTCGTTAAAGGCAAGAAAATAACTGaacaagatttaaaaaaaaaacattgaacATAAAGGGAGACAAAATAGAGACTGTATAGGCAAGAAAGATCCAGAAAGGAGGAAGACTGGAAAGAGAATGTAAAGTTAAGGAAATAATTGAAAACGAAAGAAGAAGACTGAGCAGAAAGGAGTAGGGACTACAAATACAAGAAAGAGGCTCTAGAGATAGAAGCtttaaatacagaaaaatgaCTGGACAGAACAAAAATCTCGAAAGTTGCAGTAAAGATAAGAAAGAGAGTAGATACTGAAATGAAAAGATAAAGAGTGGACAGAAAgaagggttgggttgggttgggttgggctGCGTTTTGTTGGGTTGCGTTGAGTTgagttgggttgagttgggttaGTTCTTGACAGGAACTTATGGGGTAAGATAGGGACCAAACAGAAAAGAGGAAGATTGAAAAGAGACTGGTGCTAGAAGAATAAGTCTAAACAGAGACAAGAAATATTCTGTAAAGACAAGAAAGGAACTAAATAGGGTAAAGGAAGAATAGAAAAAGAGTGTAAAGGTAAGAAAATGACTGAATAGCAAttggaaaaaaaagaaaaagactaGCCATAAAAGAGGAAGACTGACTGGAGACTTTAAACGCAAGGAAGATACTGAGCAGAAACTAAACAGCGACTGAAAAGTTAAGACAAAGACTGAACATAAGCTGGAAAGGCAAAAAAATCATTGGGGAGAAATAAGGGAGACAAGAAAGAAACtgtaaaggaaaaaaagagaCTGAACAGAGATTGAAAATAGAAGCAGTATAGAAGCTGGAATGATGACAACGATATTGTAAaggcaaattaaaaaaattaaaaatttgccTGTAAAGGCAAAAAATGGCCGAACAGAGactttacaacaataaatAGACTGAGTAGAAGCGAAACAAGActgaaaaaagaataaaaaaagattaaacgTAAGCTGGGTACACACGAAGATTTGATCACTGGGTAGAATTTGGATTTTGGACATTCGGTAGAAAAAAAGGATACTGGAAAGAGACTGTAAATGCAAGCAGGTGACTAGAGGAAGGAGTTAGACTGAAATAAGGGTGTGAAGGTAAGCCAATAACTGAATAGTGAtggaaatgaaaagaaaaagattaatGAAGAAGGATGACGAGTGTAAAGAcgctaaaaaagaataaaaagacTGAATAGAAGCTGGAAAGACAAAAAGGATATCAGGTGGAAAGAAGAGAAACAATAGACAGATTATAAACACAAGAAAGAAACTGAACATCAGCTGAAATGACTGATAATCATTGAAAAATACTTGTCAGAAATGAGTaagacttaaaaaaaaattaaagagagaAGAATACGGCGAAATAGtagataaaaaagataattggAGAGAAAGAAGAGAGACTAGAAAGAGACCATAAAGTCAAAGAAATAACTGAAACGCAAAAAGAAGAACTGGGTAAAACGGAGTAAGCCTATAATGGTaagaaataaactaaaaatagtaGATAAGGACTGAACAAGACCTGAAAACGCAGAAACATGATTGGACAGACTAAAAAGAGACTGGGAAGAGATCGTAAAGACAAAAAGGAGACTGTGcagaaaattgaaatatagTAAGAAGGATAACCTGATGAACAGAAAAAAGGATGACTAAAAAAAGACAAAGATAAagagttacaaaaaaattactttcagtttttatagcgtctaattaaaaataagttcaTTTATCTAATCTACCAATTAGCATTGTTCATAATTTGCATCTTGAGTCATACCGACGAAATGACACATGAACAAGTACAAGCAGTCAGTGCAAAACTGCTTGTAGTtggaattttctttgtaatgTCACTCCAGATATTTTCTTGCTGTTTATAGTTTTGCTAAATACATTATTAGACAAATAATAGAGAAGATATTGCACTGTAAGACCGATTCTTCTTCGTTTGAGATGGATGGTGAAAGTAACCTCGGTCGACTTCGAACATGTAGACCGCACTAAGTCTTACGACCAGGCTGGTTTGGATTGATTATAGTTCatctataaaataatatagactCAGTCTCATGGGGTCAAGTGTCTAACAGGATTCACATAGTCTTGTTCTTCGTTGTACTCGGTGTCGGCCAATTCTCTTCGAAGATGGCCCTGGTCAGTGTAGTTCATAATCTACAGCTAGAATCATATCAGAGtatcaatgaaaatgaaatagCAGTGTACTAAAGAATGAGTTATGAATTTTGCCAGAGTTGTTCCAGACATTTTCTTAGGAGAAAAGCCTTTTGCTTGCCAAATTTGtagtttcaaatttatttctagTGTTATATTGAAAAATCATAATAGTACACCATTaagttatgtcaaaaactaaaagaattgtaataaataaattttgttgtttacagtttaatgtgtttaaattatttatcttgaatatacaaaatattaattttttatttgaattaaatattaaaattaataagtttgTTTTGTAggacaaatttaaaacaaaaagaagatGTGGTTAAAAATACAAGTTGTAACCgttgtaataaaagttattctaCACGAAGAGCCTACACGAAACATCGACAcagatgtaataaaattaaaagtatacCCTGTAATATAtgcgaaaaattatttaaaacgtttcaaGAAAGAAATCGCCATGTGAAAGCATTACACAATGAAAATAGAAACGTTTATGCATGCGATATTTGCGACGAGTTCTTTTTAACTACATCAGCATTAGAACGTCATGAAAACAAACATCTCAACAAACACAAATTTCAATGCGATGAATGCGGTAAAAAATTTCACATAAAATCAAGTTTAAATCATCACATCGCTTTACAACACAAAGGTGTTAGATATACTTGCGAAGAGTGCGGAAAATCGTTTGCTAGCGAACCTTATTTTCGCAAACATTGCGTTACACACAAAGAAGATTATGTACCACCTAACTTTCATTGTTTGGAGTGcggtaaaatttataacagaaAAAGTTCTCTTGCCATGCACATACAAATACATAGGGATCctagcaaaaaatttttcgtttgcGAAGTTTGTGGTAAATCCGTCGCTTCGAAAACTAGTTTAAAACAACACGTTATGTTACATACAGGAGAAAAACCATTTAAGTGCGATGTGTGTGGAAAATcgtttaataaacaaacaatttGTAAAAGTCATATGAGAACGCACACAAAGAGTAAACcatttatttgtaatatatGTGGTAAAGGATTTTCTCAAAGAACGCCTTTAACTGTTCATTTAAGGTATCATTCGGGCGAGAAACCGTTTACTTGTTTAGTTTGtcagaaaacattttatacaagaACGTTATTAAAAACTCATTCTAAAATACATGGTATACCGttaagttgtttttaaagatatcaataaaattttaaaatgattatttgttttttctttattatgtagatttaaatttgatttcataTTGTAGTAATATTACACCATTAAATGTTGTCTGAAGATCTTTGGCCACGTAcgaagtttaaatattttcttatttcttacCAAAACTTCTGGCTTCTTGTAcagtttttcctttttttgtgattatctTGTTTATTGCTGTATCCCCAGTCTTACGCTCTCCTATCTTTCCACTTCACAGCTTTCTTGCCAACATAATGGGGTCATCTCTTCAGTATTCTGATTTATCTGTAGATGTCTCCACAAACTGAGCTGCCACTTCTCTATAAAATCATCCAGAGCctcaatatttaaatttttctttatgcCAAGTTATAAACCTTACTTAGTTAATTACAAATAAGCATTTTGAATTGTTGCTTACTAAATATCTGGCTCCAAATTGGCGATTTCTTCTTCAAGCTCAGCTTACAAAACTTGCAAGGTTTGCAAATCTGGGTTATTAGATCTGACGATATGGTCGGCCAAACATCAAAAACAAGCAATATTCCTCAACGATTTTTCTTCATGTATCTGagactattaataaaatatagcgAAAAGGGTTACTCCATAAGCTAAATAAAACGCTACCAGCTCAATATGTCCAAGTCTTTTCCAAGACGATTTTTTAGAGTGCAAACAGGAaacaaaatattcaaattttaaagacACCAGACTTGCTCCTTATGGTTATTTACTAATCATATCGATTCCTGCAAGATACTGTTAATAGAATTCTGGATCTGCTTCCCGAAGATTACATATTGCTTCCAGAGGGCTAAATACTACTGGCGGAAGCAAGATACTATTAATAGAATTGTAGATTTGCTTGCAGAACACTACTTATCGCTTCCAGAATATCAAGAATAtacaaatgttattattattatatcccACTAAGTATTAAGTTGGTgttcaaataaaattgttataaattattttgtttataaaaactgGTGTGATTAGTATAATTGATGGTAAACCTTCAATTACCAAATAACGTTAGAACATATTTTAAGATATACCAGAACATACATATAAATAACTTCTGATATATTTGAGATGGGATCACTGGTACTGATTCCTATCAGTTGATTATTGACCTTGTTTAAAcgcaatttattataattataggTCCTCTCCAGatcaaaaatttcaaccaAGGACTTGTACCAGTTGTAATAGATCGTATACAACGCAATCATCATTTAAAACCCACAAATACAGATGTCCAGCTAACCCACTTATTACAAAGGTTACAGAAAAAAAGAGTTGTATCCGTTGTGGGAAAACGTTCCTAAAAAAAGCagcttttttaaaacattttagaagATGTCAAAGAGGTAGAACGATACCATGTGATGTATgtcaaaaactatttaaaactGTTACCGAAAGaaacaaacataaaaaaaggGTCCACGATGCAGAAAATTGCCAAAAATATCCGTGCGACATTTGCGACCAAACGTTTCGAGATAAGCCAACACTTACGCGCCATAAAAAACGTCATTTGAATCAATATGATTTTACATGTGATGAATGTGGGGAGCAATTTGTCGTGAAGAGCTCGTTTGAGtatcatattttatcaaaacataaaGGTGTCAGACATGCTTGTAAAGATTGTGGAAAAATATTCACTACTGAATGGTATCTTAGAGAGCATTCTGTCAAACATAACGATGATTACGAGCAACAATATTTTTCATGTTCTGAATgtgaaaaaaagtttatgGTGAAAAGTAGTTTAAACCAACATATTAAACGTGTCCATTGTGGCAAAGGTTTAAGCATATGTGAAATATGCGGTAAAGCTGTGACATCAAAGACAAGCTTACGCGATCATATAATGATTCACACTGGTGAAAAACCATTCAAGTGTGAAGTGTGCAAGAAACCATTTAAAACGAAGAACTTATTAAAGATCCACGTGAGAACCCATACTAATAGTAAACCGTTTGTTTGCAACATATGTGAAAAGGCATTTACACAAAGAACATCTTTAGTTGTTCATATCAGGCAACATACTGGAGAGAAACCTTATCCTTGTGTAGTTTGTAATAGAAGATTTTATACTAGTTCTTCATTAAAAGTTCATTCGAAAAGTCATGGTGTACCTTTAAGTGATATTTAAAGTATTGTAACATTGATgtgaacaataaaatattttcaatataaattgTGTTGTGTAATTTATACTAGGTCAACTGATAAATAAGATACTGACTATATTCGTTAAcaactattaaaatataacGAAGGTCTTTAATGATGTAAACATTCAATCACAAGgtaatgttataaatttgctttaagaTATGTTGAAACGTAAATCACTTCTGATATATTTTAGGTGGAAATTATGCAGAAACATCCGCAAATAGGAAAGGTTCGTTTTCTCTCTAAGTCCAAACATTATCGCAGAATTCTGCTGGTACCATTGCGTACTAAAGTTGATTTGGAGGAAGACttgaaagaaactttaaagacaaaaaaatCACACCAAAAAGAGGAAGACTTGATAGAGACtggttatagaagaaaaaaattgagaaagaAGAGGGCTGGGCAGACAAGAAGGAATGTGAAAAGACACTGTAAGAGCAAAAAAGGAACTAGATAGCGAAGAGGAAGAATGGAAAGGGTCGTTAAAGGCAAGAAAATAACTGaacaagatttaaaaaaaaaacactgaACATTCTAAAATACATGGTATACCGttaagttgtttttaaagatatcaataaaattttaaaatgattatttgttttttctttattatgtagatttaaatttgatttcataTTATAGTAATATTACACCATTAAATGTTGTCTGAAGATCTTTGGCCACGTAcgaagtttaaatattttcttatttcttacCAAAATTTTTGGCTTCTTGTAtagtttttcctttttttgtgattatctTGTTTATTGCTGTATCCCCAGTCTTACGGTCTCCTATCTTTCCACTTCACAGCTTTCTTGCCAACATAATGGGGTCATCTCTTCAGTATTCTGATTTATCTGTAGATGTCTCCACAAACTGAGCTGCCACTTCTCTATAAAATCATCCAGAGCctcaatatttaaatttttcgttaTGCCAAGTTATAAACCTTACTTAGTTAATTACAAATAAGCATTTTGAATTGTTGCTTACTAAATATCTGGCTCCAAATTGGCGATTTCTTCTTCAAGCTCAGCTTACAAAACTTGCAAGGTTTGCAAATCTGGGTTATTAGATCTGACGATATGGTCGGCCAAACATCAAAAACAAGCAATATTCCTCAACGATTTTTCTTCATGTATCTGagactattaataaaatatggcgAAAAGGGTTACTCCATAAGCTAAATAAAACGCTACCAGCTCAATATGTCCAAGTCTTTTCCAAGACGATTTTTTAGAGTGCAAACAGGAaacaaaatattcaaattttaaagacACCAGACTTGCTCCTTATGGTTATTTACTAATCATATCGATTCCTGCAAGATACTGTTAATAGAATTCTAGATCTGCTTCCCGAAGATTACATATTGCTTCCAGAGGGCTAAATACTACTGGCGGAAGCAAGATACTATTAATAGAATTGTAGATTTGCTTGCAGAACACTACTTATCGCTTCCAGAATATCAAGAATAtacaaatgttattattattatatcccACTAAGTATTAAGTTGGTgttcaaataaaattgttataaattattttgtttataaaaactgGTGTGATTAGTATAATTGATTGTAAACCTTCAATTACCAAATAACGTTAGAACATATTTTAAGATATACCAGAACATACATATAAATAACTTCTGATATATTTGAGATGGGATCACTGGTACCGATTCCTATCAGTTGATTATTGACCTTGTTTAAActcaatttattataattataggTCCTCTCCAGatcaaaaatttcaaccaAGGACTTGTACCAGTTGTAATAGATCGTATACAACGCAATCATCATTTAAAACCCACAAATACAGATGTCCAGCTAACCCACTTATTACAAAGGTTACAGAAAAAAAGAGTTGTATCCGTTGTGGGAAAACGTTCCTAAAAAAAGCagcttttttaaaacattttagaagATGTCAAAGAGGTAGAACGATACCATGTGATGTATgtcaaaaactatttaaaactGTTACCGAAAGaaacaaacataaaaaaaggGTCCACGATGCAGAAAATTGCCAAAAATATCCGTGCGACATTTGCGACCAAACGTTTCGAAATAAGCCAACACTTACGCACCATAAAAAACGTCATTTGAATCAATATGATTTTACATGTGATGAATGTGGGAAGCAATTTGTCGTGAAGAGCTCGTTTGAGtatcatattttatcaaaacataaaGGTGTCAGACATGCTTGTAAGGATTGTGGAAAAATATTCACTACTGAACGGTATCTTAGAGAGCATTCTGTCAAACATAACGATGATTACGAGCAACAATATTTTTCATGTTCTGAATgtgaaaaaaagtttatgGTGAAAAGTAGTTTAAACCAACATATTAAACGTTTCCATTGCGGCAAAGGTTTAAGCATATGTGAAATATGCGGTAAAGCTGTGACATCAAAGACAAGCTTACGCGATCATATAATGATTCACACTGGTGAAAAACCATTCAAGTGTGAAGTGTGCAAGAAACCATTTAAAACGAAGAACTTATTAAAGATCCACGTGAGAACCCATACTAATAGTAAACCGTTTGTTTGCAACATATGTGAAAAGGCATTTACACAAAGAACATCTTTAGTTGTTCATATCAGGCAACATACTGGAGAGAAACCTTATCCTTGTGTAGTTTGTAATAGAAGATTTTATACTAGTTCTTCATTAAAAGTTCATTCGAAAAGTCATGGTGTACCTTTAAGTGATATTTAAAGTATTGTAACACTGATgtgaacaataaaatattttcaatataaattgTGTTGTGTAATTTATACTAGGTCAACTGATAAATAAGATACTGACTATATTCGTAAAcaactattaaaatataacGAAGGTCTTTAATGATGTAAAGATTCAATCACAAGgtaatgttataaatttgctttaagaTATGTTGAAACGTAAATCACTTCCGATATATTTTAGGTGGAAATTATGCAGAAACATCCGCAAATAGGAAAGGTTCGTTTTCTCTCTAAGTCCAAACATTATCGCAGAATTCTGCTGGTACCATTACGTACTAAAGTTGATTTGGAGGAAGACttgaaagaaactttaaagacaaaaaaaatcacaccAAAAAGAGGAAGACTTGAAAGAGACtggttatagaagaaaaaaattgagaaagaAGAGGGCTGGGCAGACAAGAAGGAGTGTGAAAAGACACTGTAAGAGCAAGAAAGGAACTAGATAGCGAAGAGGAAGAATGGAAAGGGTCGTTAAAGGCAAGAAAATAACTGaacaagatttaaaaaaaaaacattgaacATTCTAAAATACATGGTATACCGttaagttgtttttaaagatatcaataaaattttaaaatgattatttgttttttctttattatgtagatttaaatttgatttcataTTATAGTAATATTACACCATTAAATGTTGTCTGAAGATCTTTGGCCACGTACGAAGtttgaatattttcttatttcttacCAAAATTTTTGGCTTCTTGTAtagtttttcctttttttgtgattatctTGTTTATTGCTGTATCCCCAGTCTTACGGTCTCCTATCTTTCCACTTCACAGCTTTCTTGCCAACATAATGGGGTCATCTCTTCAGTATTCTGATTTATCTGTAGATGTCCCCACAAACTGAGCTGCCACTTTTCTATAAAATCATCCAGAGCctcaatatttaaatttttctttatgcCAAGTTATGAACCTTACTTAGTTAATTACAAATAAGTATTTTGAATTGTTACTTGCTAAATATCTGGCTCCAAATTGGCGATTTCTTCTTCAAGCTCAGCTTACAAAACTTGCAAGGTTTGCAAATCTGGGTCATTAGATCTGACGATATGGTCGGCCAAACATCAAATACAAGCAATACTCCTCAACGATTTTTCTTCATGTATCTGAGACTATTGATAAGATATGACGAAAAGGGTTACTCCATAAGCTAAATAAAACGCTACCAGCTCAATATGTCCAAGTCTTTTCCAAGACCTTTTTTTAGAGTGCAAACAGGAaacaaaatattcaaattttaaagacATCAGACTTGCTCTTTATGGTTATTTACTAATCATATCGATTCCTGTAAAGCCGATTGTTTTCGCCAGGGGTGGGGTTATCCGCTCTTGAGAAATGTCCACGCTTGCTCTTCCTCTTTAGCAATCCAGTCGTAGTGTTGTAGAGACTAAATCATAGGATTTAGTTGGTTGGGATTATTTAAAGAAGTTTCATTTTGGTTTTTAGATAGAAATCTTCTTCGCGGCTTAGCCGGATCTGAATCCCTTACTCTAATTTGTAGAGGAACTTCATCGAAGGGTTTTCTAGCATAGGATGTTTCCGAAATTTAGGACggtaaatatgatttaatttttttatttttgggaggcTCAATTATTAactcaataaatcattaaccCAATGAATTAGTTTAGTACCTACTCTATATCttgtaaaaaataatagtaaatgtaataaaacaccaaataaataaaaactccaTTGTTATTGCTTTGccttattataaaataaatttactcgTAAATTATAGTTACTAATAGCATCATTTTAGGTTGACCTTGGAAAATGTAGAACCATTGATGGACGTTGACCGTGGAAACAAAGAAATCATATATGATAAACAAAACTGGGTGGAAGACATAAagattcattttaatttcgaagaagaatttgatgaaaccacgatttcaattgaaaataattccCTTGTGGAGGAACCATCCGATCAACCagctttacaaaaaaatagtatTCTAAGGACACTTCTTACTAGTGCTACTTTTCATCAAAACTATATTTCTAACGCTGATTCGAATTTGATGAGTGGATTGTGTCAATGTGCCGacaaaaataatcataaatgt
Protein-coding regions in this window:
- the LOC139429033 gene encoding zinc finger protein 25-like; translation: PCLNSIYYNYRSSPDQKFQPRTCTSCNRSYTTQSSFKTHKYRCPANPLITKVTEKKSCIRCGKTFLKKAAFLKHFRRCQRGRTIPCDVCQKLFKTVTERNKHKKRVHDAENCQKYPCDICDQTFRNKPTLTHHKKRHLNQYDFTCDECGKQFVVKSSFEYHILSKHKGVRHACKDCGKIFTTERYLREHSVKHNDDYEQQYFSCSECEKKFMVKSSLNQHIKRFHCGKGLSICEICGKAVTSKTSLRDHIMIHTGEKPFKCEVCKKPFKTKNLLKIHVRTHTNSKPFVCNICEKAFTQRTSLVVHIRQHTGEKPYPCVVCNRRFYTSSSLKVHSKSHGVPLSDI
- the LOC111428766 gene encoding zinc finger protein OZF-like isoform X12 yields the protein MMGTMSSIKEIMQFCRLCLVKDQVNVSIFEEHGDTRDVKRKISECLPVTVSEEDSLPKKICDGCLYKLELLYQFRTTCVSAEKQLQVWIAELNNSESKEDQDLKLQHSQTSVKEEIFDATDHPDNSEYVIEEQHISYEEGDIPYNESQDDNDDGDATNSSDDEPLAKRRKRFLEEQVQTDDTLKTADNKMAITKLEHESDDENVDDPEPNFVSVGTSDDQQPGPSGLNKMSATTTNAEMPTNLKQKEDVVKNTSCNRCNKSYSTRRAYTKHRHRCNKIKSIPCNICEKLFKTFQERNRHVKALHNENRNVYACDICDEFFLTTSALERHENKHLNKHKFQCDECGKKFHIKSSLNHHIALQHKGVRYTCEECGKSFASEPYFRKHCVTHKEDYVPPNFHCLECGKIYNRKSSLAMHIQIHRDPSKKFFVCEVCGKSVASKTSLKQHVMLHTGEKPFKCDVCGKSFNKQTICKSHMRTHTKSKPFICNICGKGFSQRTPLTVHLRYHSGEKPFTCLVCQKTFYTRTLLKTHSKIHGIPLSCF
- the LOC139429032 gene encoding zinc finger protein 25-like; this translates as PCLNAIYYNYRSSPDQKFQPRTCTSCNRSYTTQSSFKTHKYRCPANPLITKVTEKKSCIRCGKTFLKKAAFLKHFRRCQRGRTIPCDVCQKLFKTVTERNKHKKRVHDAENCQKYPCDICDQTFRDKPTLTRHKKRHLNQYDFTCDECGEQFVVKSSFEYHILSKHKGVRHACKDCGKIFTTEWYLREHSVKHNDDYEQQYFSCSECEKKFMVKSSLNQHIKRVHCGKGLSICEICGKAVTSKTSLRDHIMIHTGEKPFKCEVCKKPFKTKNLLKIHVRTHTNSKPFVCNICEKAFTQRTSLVVHIRQHTGEKPYPCVVCNRRFYTSSSLKVHSKSHGVPLSDI